One segment of Trachemys scripta elegans isolate TJP31775 chromosome 1, CAS_Tse_1.0, whole genome shotgun sequence DNA contains the following:
- the LOC117883230 gene encoding putative olfactory receptor 52P1, producing the protein MYPPSLCFSPFTGTLSISESNRRIDHLMAAFNLTPSDPSTFILMGIPGLEAAHIWISIPFSTFYTISLLGNFTLLFIVGKEQTLHKPMYLLLSMLALTDIATPTFVVPKALCIFWFNLKGITAVGCLTQMFFLHMVSVMHSGTLVTMAFDRYIAICNPLRYATILSSARLAKLGLVGLIRAILFILPLPLLISQQPFCANRIIPHTQCEYIAVVKMVCGDITVTRIYAMVLMFVINGFDLTLIALSYGLIIRAVLRISSENGHQKALNTCTAHICVMLTYYIPGLFSNLTNRFGQGITPHVHIILADLYLLIPPMLNPIIYGVRTKELRDKVVKSTCRR; encoded by the coding sequence ATGTACCCCCCCTCGCTGTGCTTCTCTCCCTTCACAGGCACCTTGAGCATTTCTGAGTCAAATCGACGCATCGACCACCTCATGGCAGCTTTCAACCTCACCCCCTCTGACCCTTCAACATTCATCTTAATGGGCATCCCTGGCCTGGAGGCTGCCCACATCTGGATATCCATCCCTTTCTCTACATTCTACACTATCAGCCTCTTGGGAAATTTCACACTTCTGTTTATTGTAGGTAAGGAACAGACCCTGCACAAGCCGATGTACCTGCTGCTCAGCATGCTGGCACTCACAGACATCGCCACACCTACTTTCGTCGTGCCAAaggcactgtgtatattttggttcaatttgaaaggCATTACTGCAGttggctgcctcacccagatgttcttcCTCCACATGGTTTCTGTTATGCACTCAGGCACCCTCGTGACAATGGCCTTTGATCGCTACATTGCCATATGTAATCCTCTGAGATACGCCACCATCCTCAGCAGTGCACGACTAGCTAAGCTAGGGCTTGTAGGTTTGATAAGAGCTATTCTCTTCATTCTGCCCCTACCCCTGCTCATAAGTCAGCAGCCATTCTGTGCCAACCGCATTATCCCCCACACGCAGTGCGAGTACATAGCTGTGGTGAAGATGGTGTGTGGGGACATCACAGTCACCAGGATATATGCCATGGTGCTAATGTTTGTAATCAATGGGTTTGACCTGACGCTCATTGCCCTGTCCTACGGTCTGATCATCAGGGCAGTCCTCAGAATCTCCTCTGAGAACGGCCACCAGAAAGCCCtcaacacctgcacagcccacatctgTGTGATGCTGACATATTATATCCCTGGCCTCTTCTCCAATCTCACCAACCGGTTTGGTCAAGGCATCACTCCCCATGTTCATATCATCTTGGCCGACCTCTATCTCCTCATCCCTCCCATGCTCAACCCTATCATTTATGGGGTCAGAACCAAAGAGCTTCGTGACAAAGTAGTAAAATCCACCTGCAGAAGGTGA